A window from Photobacterium sp. DA100 encodes these proteins:
- the gluP gene encoding glucose/galactose MFS transporter, translating into MELTSKLPRQSILPITLLSLVFFIWGLLTSLNSMLVPFLKEAFVLSYVESMYIQLAFYIAPFLVCLPTAFAMGKMGYVRVIQLSLGLLTLGCFLFIPASSLFSYPLFLLAIFVLASGIAALQVAANPFAVSLGPVDTAASRLTFCSSVNSVGTTLASALGMGVLMAALVQGAEQAVGAVQLPYMIMGSGALLLAVLLRMLPKQAVGKSAIAASRWQDLLSYRAFVFGAVAIFCYVGVEVAVGTFLISYLTDGEILSLSPSKAGVFVSLYWGGALLGRLLGSFALKKVEPRKVLIVNAIVAILLVVVAVATPGLVGAWCLTLVGLCNSIMYPVIFSTAVKNLGALAGRASAILIMCGVGGALLPLAQALLADSFGLTQSFFVPALGYLVILLFATQVKNH; encoded by the coding sequence ATGGAATTAACGTCTAAATTACCTCGGCAAAGTATTCTGCCTATTACTTTGCTGAGCCTGGTGTTTTTTATTTGGGGGCTGTTAACCTCCTTGAATAGTATGTTGGTTCCTTTTTTGAAAGAAGCCTTTGTATTAAGTTACGTTGAATCAATGTATATACAGTTGGCTTTTTACATCGCTCCATTTTTGGTATGCCTGCCAACGGCTTTTGCTATGGGTAAAATGGGCTATGTCAGGGTTATCCAGTTGAGTCTGGGGTTATTGACTCTTGGGTGTTTTCTGTTTATTCCAGCTTCGTCGTTATTCTCATATCCACTTTTCCTACTGGCCATTTTTGTGCTGGCATCAGGGATCGCGGCGCTGCAAGTGGCAGCGAACCCCTTTGCTGTCTCGCTTGGCCCGGTTGATACTGCTGCGTCGAGATTAACGTTTTGCTCATCGGTGAACTCGGTCGGGACGACATTGGCTTCAGCGCTTGGGATGGGCGTGCTGATGGCCGCGTTGGTACAGGGAGCGGAACAGGCGGTGGGGGCGGTTCAGCTACCCTATATGATCATGGGAAGTGGTGCCTTGCTATTGGCAGTGTTACTGCGCATGCTGCCGAAGCAAGCCGTCGGAAAGAGCGCCATTGCCGCCAGCCGCTGGCAAGACTTGCTCTCCTATCGTGCGTTTGTTTTCGGGGCGGTGGCGATCTTCTGTTATGTCGGGGTGGAGGTTGCTGTTGGGACCTTTTTAATCAGCTATCTGACCGATGGTGAGATCTTGTCATTGTCGCCCTCCAAGGCTGGGGTATTTGTCTCTCTGTACTGGGGAGGGGCTTTACTCGGCCGGCTATTGGGCAGTTTTGCTCTTAAGAAAGTTGAGCCGAGGAAAGTGTTGATTGTGAATGCCATTGTCGCGATTTTGTTGGTCGTGGTGGCGGTGGCCACTCCTGGGCTGGTGGGAGCTTGGTGCCTGACCTTGGTTGGTTTGTGTAACTCGATTATGTATCCCGTTATTTTTTCGACCGCAGTGAAAAACTTGGGGGCGCTGGCTGGTCGAGCATCGGCAATTTTGATCATGTGCGGGGTCGGAGGAGCTTTGCTGCCACTGGCTCAGGCTCTGCTGGCGGACAGCTTCGGCTTGACTCAATCCTTCTTCGTTCCTGCGCTGGGGTATCTGGTGATTTTGCTGTTTGCCACGCAAGTAAAAAATCACTGA
- a CDS encoding DUF1214 domain-containing protein, with amino-acid sequence MKTLTNTIASILAVTSLSGIAFAQNSEPTQTITTRSGEFTFENSFLHGIPTQESSERLFELIDYQRASQAYIWSVPLVSNYAWKKAYEKMGAEDGQITYVATHQAKLGGLTYNTSTPYALTWFNVEQQPVVISIPTDELRGAVHTMWQIGIAQMTEPGTYVIKAKGSPTPANIPKDAKVLESDTNYVFFGVRLMAKSEEQRMKDLAALKITDTSGKPLSAKGVNYPERGEDAKHPRGMAFWQILDEAIQAETVAERDRIMHDMLRPLGIEKGRPFEPTSQQRKILEQAVVMGEAMVKNIDFNKTERLPHAAYGPTGNTWEIATASTPNQDRAYGVDLDGRAAWFYEAVTNDIAMHGFENGGWGQIYLDNYRDDNGDGLNGSNHYTLTLDGKVNYADLFWTITVYNVENRAIIDNDLERADVGSNIAGTVKNAQGDYTFHFSPTKPAGVNEANWVQTREGENWFVYFRAYSPSEEFVQQKHETILPNFKRIN; translated from the coding sequence ATGAAAACTCTCACGAACACCATTGCTTCAATACTGGCCGTTACCTCACTTTCTGGTATTGCCTTTGCGCAAAATAGTGAGCCAACGCAAACCATCACAACACGCTCTGGTGAATTTACATTCGAGAACAGCTTTTTACATGGTATTCCAACTCAGGAAAGCTCCGAGCGCCTATTTGAACTGATCGATTATCAACGCGCCTCACAGGCCTACATTTGGTCTGTCCCTCTCGTCTCAAACTACGCCTGGAAAAAAGCCTACGAGAAAATGGGGGCCGAGGATGGCCAAATCACTTATGTCGCCACCCATCAAGCAAAATTGGGTGGTTTAACCTATAACACCTCCACGCCGTATGCGCTAACTTGGTTCAATGTAGAACAACAGCCGGTCGTCATTAGCATCCCAACCGATGAGCTCCGCGGGGCAGTGCACACGATGTGGCAGATAGGCATTGCCCAGATGACCGAGCCGGGCACCTACGTCATAAAAGCCAAGGGCAGCCCAACCCCAGCCAATATTCCCAAAGATGCGAAAGTTCTGGAGTCTGACACCAATTATGTGTTCTTCGGCGTGCGCTTGATGGCGAAATCCGAAGAGCAGCGAATGAAAGATCTCGCAGCACTCAAGATCACAGATACAAGCGGTAAGCCGCTGAGCGCTAAAGGCGTCAACTACCCGGAGCGCGGTGAAGATGCCAAACACCCTCGCGGCATGGCATTTTGGCAGATTTTGGACGAGGCTATCCAAGCAGAAACCGTGGCCGAGCGAGACCGTATCATGCACGATATGCTTCGCCCGTTAGGTATTGAGAAGGGCAGACCTTTCGAGCCGACCTCTCAACAGCGCAAAATTCTTGAGCAGGCCGTCGTTATGGGTGAAGCGATGGTAAAAAACATCGACTTCAATAAAACCGAACGCCTTCCCCATGCCGCTTATGGACCTACCGGAAATACATGGGAAATCGCCACCGCCTCCACGCCAAATCAAGACCGCGCTTACGGTGTCGATCTAGATGGGCGTGCCGCTTGGTTCTATGAAGCGGTAACCAATGACATCGCGATGCACGGATTCGAAAATGGCGGCTGGGGACAAATCTACCTCGATAACTACCGAGATGACAACGGCGACGGCCTTAATGGCAGCAATCACTACACCCTAACCCTAGATGGAAAGGTAAACTACGCAGATCTATTTTGGACTATCACGGTTTACAACGTCGAAAACCGAGCGATTATCGATAACGACCTCGAACGCGCAGACGTAGGTTCAAACATTGCCGGTACGGTAAAGAATGCGCAAGGCGACTATACATTCCATTTTTCGCCAACCAAGCCGGCGGGTGTGAACGAAGCAAACTGGGTTCAAACCCGCGAAGGAGAAAATTGGTTCGTTTACTTTAGAGCGTATTCACCAAGCGAAGAGTTTGTACAGCAGAAACACGAAACCATACTGCCAAACTTCAAACGTATCAATTAA
- a CDS encoding ROK family protein, which yields MRFGLDIGGTKIEIVAFDPEGERVYSKRISTPDNYPAFVTAVCGLVNGAEDTLHCQGSVGIGIPGTICTQTGLVKNANCTFINGHNLKNDLQRRLERDVFIANDANCFALSEAVDGAGKDGQVVFGVILGTGCGGGLVVNKQVLAGPNGIAGEWGHNPLPGYRESADGQEQQCYCGKRNCIERYISGSGLEMQYLQRFGEALKAADIIAGMQTGEMSCRLAYYQLVDQIARSFATIINMVDPDVIVIGGGLSNVASLFDDIPKQLTRFVMSNECRTKILPAQYGDSSGVRGAAWLPLS from the coding sequence ATTAGGTTTGGTCTAGATATTGGTGGAACCAAAATAGAAATAGTTGCCTTTGATCCAGAAGGTGAGCGTGTTTATAGCAAGAGAATAAGCACACCAGATAATTATCCAGCGTTTGTGACGGCCGTTTGCGGCTTGGTCAATGGGGCGGAAGATACGTTACATTGCCAAGGCAGCGTCGGTATTGGCATTCCCGGTACGATTTGTACTCAGACGGGGTTGGTAAAAAATGCCAACTGTACTTTTATCAATGGCCACAATCTAAAGAATGATTTACAGCGAAGATTGGAGCGCGATGTGTTTATCGCAAATGACGCCAATTGCTTTGCGCTCTCTGAAGCCGTTGACGGGGCAGGGAAAGATGGTCAGGTTGTCTTCGGTGTCATCCTCGGCACAGGATGCGGTGGCGGTTTGGTGGTGAACAAGCAGGTTTTGGCTGGCCCAAATGGCATTGCCGGAGAGTGGGGGCATAATCCTCTGCCAGGTTATAGAGAGTCTGCCGATGGGCAAGAGCAGCAATGTTATTGTGGTAAACGAAACTGTATCGAACGCTATATCTCAGGCAGCGGACTGGAAATGCAGTATCTACAACGTTTTGGTGAGGCGCTGAAGGCAGCTGATATTATTGCGGGGATGCAGACTGGCGAGATGAGTTGCCGGTTGGCCTACTATCAGTTAGTGGATCAAATTGCTCGTAGTTTCGCGACGATCATCAATATGGTTGACCCTGATGTCATCGTTATTGGTGGCGGCTTATCCAACGTTGCTTCACTGTTTGATGATATTCCCAAACAGCTGACACGCTTTGTGATGAGCAATGAGTGCCGAACCAAAATTTTGCCGGCACAGTATGGTGATAGCAGCGGTGTTCGTGGTGCCGCATGGCTACCTCTTTCTTGA
- a CDS encoding MFS transporter, which produces MTTTTQKRQVGWKNIIAWGSGDIFGSGAGTIIGLWMLYFYTQVAGLSPIEAGLIFAIAKVWDGFTDPIVAYITDNIRTRFGRRRVFILFGAPFLLVFGLMFISGFGFGYYLATYLLFNTMNTIVMTPYSTLPNEMTDDYQTRTKMSSCRMTFGQITAFLVTFIPGLIMARVTDQAEAFMYIGALFAVLFTLPWFFIYRYTWECDPASLPPKEDIGGFKDTLIHLYKEMATTFQLKAFRFHLMMYIGGSVALDIFGSLFMHYMTMVIGITPTQGGTALSVMTAMQFVGVTLFTWVALKAGNSNAFKVAVVFMLTSLAYFGLLPGLGGEMALLVLVGAVIMGLARGGIYLIPWVVFNSIPDVDEALSGKRRAGIFSGVMTLGRKICQATAMLIASIGLQYLGFESGAEVQTLDTINGIYWLFLLAPTALALLALYGAVRFKLNKENHAVLVAEVNRLKAGGSKEEVPAEAKQVVEMLTGWEYEYTWGNKAAKKKANRSMLQAAE; this is translated from the coding sequence ATGACAACTACGACACAGAAACGACAAGTAGGATGGAAAAATATAATAGCATGGGGGTCCGGTGATATATTCGGTAGTGGTGCGGGAACCATTATCGGTTTGTGGATGCTTTACTTCTATACCCAAGTAGCAGGTCTTTCACCGATTGAGGCCGGTTTGATTTTTGCAATCGCAAAAGTATGGGATGGTTTTACTGATCCGATTGTGGCTTATATTACCGATAATATAAGAACACGATTTGGTCGCCGCCGTGTGTTTATTTTGTTTGGTGCACCGTTCCTACTTGTCTTCGGCTTAATGTTTATTTCTGGCTTCGGCTTTGGCTATTACCTGGCGACGTACTTATTGTTCAATACAATGAATACGATCGTAATGACGCCGTATAGTACGCTGCCAAATGAAATGACGGATGATTACCAGACCCGTACGAAGATGAGTAGCTGCCGCATGACGTTTGGCCAGATCACGGCTTTTCTGGTGACGTTCATTCCGGGGCTCATCATGGCACGAGTGACCGATCAGGCTGAAGCCTTTATGTACATCGGGGCGCTATTTGCCGTGCTGTTTACCCTGCCGTGGTTCTTTATTTACCGCTATACATGGGAGTGCGATCCGGCTTCGCTACCGCCCAAAGAAGATATCGGCGGCTTTAAAGATACGCTTATTCACCTTTACAAAGAGATGGCAACGACGTTCCAGCTGAAAGCGTTCCGTTTCCACCTGATGATGTATATCGGTGGTTCGGTGGCGCTAGATATCTTCGGCTCGCTGTTCATGCACTACATGACCATGGTCATTGGCATTACGCCAACCCAAGGTGGTACCGCGCTGAGTGTTATGACTGCCATGCAGTTCGTCGGTGTCACCCTGTTTACTTGGGTGGCGTTGAAAGCTGGGAACTCGAACGCATTCAAGGTGGCTGTTGTCTTCATGCTAACGAGCCTTGCGTACTTTGGCCTGTTACCGGGACTCGGTGGTGAGATGGCATTGCTGGTGCTGGTGGGGGCAGTGATTATGGGCCTGGCCCGTGGTGGTATCTATCTGATCCCATGGGTGGTGTTTAACTCTATCCCGGATGTGGACGAAGCGCTTTCGGGCAAACGCCGGGCAGGCATCTTCTCGGGGGTGATGACACTGGGTCGTAAGATTTGCCAAGCCACGGCCATGCTGATTGCGAGTATTGGTTTGCAATACCTTGGCTTCGAATCGGGCGCAGAGGTACAAACGCTGGACACCATCAATGGGATCTACTGGCTATTCCTACTGGCACCGACTGCTTTGGCTCTGCTGGCACTTTATGGAGCTGTTCGATTCAAACTTAACAAGGAAAACCATGCCGTGCTGGTTGCCGAGGTGAATCGCCTGAAAGCAGGTGGTTCGAAGGAAGAGGTACCCGCGGAGGCGAAGCAGGTTGTCGAAATGCTGACTGGCTGGGAGTACGAATATACCTGGGGCAATAAGGCGGCAAAAAAGAAGGCAAACCGCAGTATGTTGCAGGCCGCTGAGTAA
- a CDS encoding glycoside hydrolase family 88 protein: MNNNHVELLKQLSSGLCGLKGIGDFNPCSDSEIKIEFEEWEWEIGVGIYGLYQYADYTNNKNLFNALEKWFEAQIEKGLPEAQINTTAPMITLALLAEKNKRQDWYQLINDWADYLINSLPRVYDGGFQHVVKERMNQGQLWDDTLFMTGLFLAQAGRLLNRQALIHEAELQFLVHSQYLADNKSGLWFHGWTAEGSHNFAGVFWARGNAWITVAIPELVALVGEQLNPAVKQHLTALFRRQVDALVGYQSSNGMWHTVLDDDSSPQESSAVAGFAYGMLRGCRTGLIEDAKRQHVTQSGLAALDAVISRIDEKGILLEASDGTAMGHDIQYYFDIPNTPVPYGQALAMMCITESIQGEWIS; this comes from the coding sequence ATGAATAACAACCATGTTGAACTTCTTAAGCAGTTAAGTTCTGGTCTTTGTGGGTTAAAAGGCATTGGTGATTTTAACCCATGCTCTGACAGTGAAATAAAAATTGAATTTGAAGAGTGGGAGTGGGAAATCGGTGTTGGCATATATGGGTTGTACCAATATGCGGATTATACCAATAATAAAAATCTTTTTAACGCATTGGAAAAATGGTTTGAGGCGCAAATCGAAAAAGGTTTGCCCGAGGCTCAAATAAATACCACTGCACCAATGATCACTCTCGCTTTATTGGCTGAGAAAAACAAACGCCAGGATTGGTATCAATTAATAAATGACTGGGCGGATTATTTAATAAATTCCCTGCCGCGTGTTTATGATGGTGGATTTCAGCATGTAGTTAAAGAGCGAATGAACCAAGGGCAATTGTGGGATGACACGTTATTTATGACGGGGCTATTCCTTGCCCAGGCCGGACGTTTGCTAAACCGCCAAGCACTGATCCATGAAGCTGAATTGCAGTTTTTGGTCCACAGCCAATACTTGGCCGATAACAAGTCCGGGTTGTGGTTTCACGGTTGGACGGCCGAAGGGAGCCATAACTTTGCCGGAGTCTTCTGGGCGCGAGGCAATGCGTGGATCACGGTAGCGATCCCTGAGCTTGTTGCATTAGTTGGCGAGCAACTCAACCCCGCTGTGAAACAGCATCTTACAGCGTTGTTTAGGCGACAGGTTGATGCTCTGGTCGGTTATCAAAGCAGTAACGGCATGTGGCATACCGTATTGGATGACGATAGTTCACCGCAGGAGTCTTCGGCGGTTGCTGGCTTTGCCTACGGTATGTTGCGCGGGTGTCGCACAGGGCTAATTGAGGACGCAAAGAGGCAGCATGTTACCCAATCGGGGTTGGCGGCGCTCGATGCGGTGATCTCGAGGATTGATGAAAAAGGCATATTGCTAGAAGCATCGGATGGCACTGCAATGGGACATGACATTCAATATTACTTTGATATCCCCAATACTCCGGTTCCCTATGGGCAGGCTCTGGCCATGATGTGTATTACTGAATCAATTCAAGGAGAGTGGATTAGTTAA